Genomic DNA from Spiroplasma alleghenense:
TTTCTTGAAGCTCCAATGTAAGACAACTTCTGAGAAATTTCCTCGCGTAATTTATCAGAACTAGTTTTTAAAACCTTGATTAATTCATTTGTAGTTTTTTGTTCTTCATTAAGAGTAAATAACTTTTCTTCAACCTCTTTAATCATTGAGGCATTATTAAGTGAAGTAATTTTTATTCTTCTAGAACCCCCAACAATTGCACCATTTGGCAGAATTCTTTCTCCATCTAATGTAGAAATGTGCAAACGATAATTGACCAATTTAGCCATTTCACGAGCACAATCAAAATTTGAAACAACGATACTTGTTCCTAAAATATAGTCAATCGCCTTTTTGAATTTTGCATCAATTTTAACTAAATCACTAGCAAAACCAACAAATCCATTAGCCTTTTGAATAATAAATTTTTGGTCGTCGGCAATAAAATTTGGTTTTATAGTATCAATTGGTAGGAAAGTTGCGTAACCTGCTTTATTAACTTTAAGGAATCTGATGATTTCTTTTGCAGATTCTCCTGAATCAATAATAATATTTTGTAATGAAGCTTGAATTAGCGAACCTATAGCTTGTTCGTGAATTTTTTCAACTGAAATTAAATCCTGAACAGTTCCATAAACCCCTGGTAAATTGTTTTTATTATTTAAAACACTTTTAACCCCATCAAACAAATCTTCGTTTGAGGCTTGTTTTTGTCTAATTGTTTCAAGTGAAGACTCTAACTTTGCAATTCCTCGATTGATTTGTCCTAGACTCTCATTCTTAGAATCAAGTTCTTGATTTGTCTTTAATAATTCTTGGTTTAATTGATCATTATCCAATGTAAGTTTAGATAGCTTTTGGTTTTCAGAATCAAGATTCAATTTTAGTTTTTTATTTTCACTCAATAATTGATCAGCCTTGAATTCGTCATTGCCAGTTGAAATGCTTTTTTGTTGATTTTCTAAAGCCAATTTTTGAACTTTTAAATTTCCGATTTTTTCAATAATACTTGTGAACTCGTCGTTTAGTTTGATAATTTCGCGTTCACTTTTATAGTTCTGCTTTGAGATTTGATTAAACTCTTCTTCTTCAGCTTGTGTAACTCTTGATAAATCAATAATGTTATTTTTTAACTCTAATTTTTGTTGATTCAGAGAAACTAATTTTTGTTGATAAATTTCAATATCTTTTACCAAAATTGCAATTTCAATATTTTTTAACTTTTCAAATTTTTCTTTATAAATTTTGGCTTTTTCTGACTGATTTTTTAAGCTAGGTAATTTTCTTTCAATTTCATTCATGATGTCATTTAGACGATCCAAATTTTCTTGTGTTCGTGCTAATTTACGAATTGATTCTAATTTACGTTTTTTGTACTTAGCTATCCCTGCGGCCTCATCAAACAATTCTCTTCGCTCATCGGGTTTTGATTCAACAAATTTATTAACAGTCCCTTGAGAAATAATTGCTAAACTTGATTTTGTAAGTCCAGTTTCTAGAGCTATATCTTGAACATCTTTTAAACGGACACGGTTTTTATTGATAAAGAATTCGCTCTCTTTTGAAATTCTAAAGTAACGACGAGTTATCTCGATCTCATTTACATCTAAGCTTGAAAATTTTCTATCAGAATTATTAAAAGTTAAAGTAACTTCAGCCATATTTAGTGAAGAACGATTTGCACTTCCAGAAAATACAATATCTTCCATGTTATCACTACGCAGAGATTTTGAAGATTGTTCTCCTAAACATCAACGGATAGCATCGTTTATATTTGATTTCCCTGAACCATTTGGACCAACTACTCCTGTCATTTCGTATTCGAAATTTAGTGTTGTCGGCTCAGCAAACGATTTGAAACCGAAAGCTTCAATTCTTTTTAAAAATAACATATTCATCATTCCTTTTGGTAATACCCGTTAATTAACTTTGATAATTATATATTATTTTTTAGCGCTATTAAAAAAATAATATATAATAATTTTTATTTAATATATAAAGTAAAAACTATTTAAGAAACAGAAATTTTCTTAAATAGTTTTTTTGTTATTTTTTTAATTTTAACAAGCAATCTTTAGCAGACATTTGCTCTGCTTCTTGTTTTGAAAAACCTTCCCCAACACCGTACTTAACATCTTCTAAATAAAGCGCTACTTTATAAATTGTACGATTTTGTGAAGTTTGTTTTGAATCTATCACTTTGTAAACTAAATCATGACGATTTTCCGCTTGTAAAAGTTCTTGTAGTTCAGATTTAAAATCAATATTTTTTTCCATAAAACCTGGTTCAGAAATAAATTTTAACATTGTCTGATTTAATCAGTTATTAAGCACTTTTTCACCTTGATCTAGATAAATCGCTGCTGTAAATGACTCAAAAACATCAGCCAATATACTATTCTTTTCATAACCTTTAGAGTTAATTTCTCCAATTCCAAGGCGAATTATTTTTCCTAAATTAATACCTCTAGAAATTTCAGCTAGAGTTTCTTCTCGAACTGAATTACTACGGTATTTGGTTAGAACTCCCTCTTTTTCCCTTGGAAAGTTTTTAAAAAAATGTAAGCTTACGTACATTTGCAAAATAGCATCCCCAAGAAACTCGAGTCTCTGGTAAGTGTAACCCGCTCTTTTTTCATTTGCATATGAATTATGAGTGATTGCTTCTTCATATATTTTTATATTGATAGGAATTATGTTAAATTTTTTTAAAAATTCTTTAATTTCCATTGTCTAACTTCCTTTGAATTCTTTTAAAGATTTTCTTAATTTGTTATCGACGTCATTTTCAATTGCCTCATAAGTCATTCTTAGGGTAGCATGAAACGAACGTAGATCACTTGATCCATGCGATTTAAAAGCTATCTTGTTAATACCTAAAAGAATAGCTCCAGCGTGATTTTTATAGTCAAACTTGGATGCAACTTCTTTAAATGCTGGCTTCAAACTTAAAGCTGCGATTTTACGAAATGGTCCTTTAGTTACAGCTTTTTTAATTTCAGTCAGCAGTTTTTTACCCATACCTTCGATTGCCTTTAAAGTAATGTTTCCAGTAAAACCATCTGTAACAATAATATCAACATCTCCTGAAATAATTTCTCGGGGTTCAATATTACCATAAAAATTGATTTTTGGGTTTTCTGATAGTAGTTTGTATGTTTCGATTTGCAATTCTTTTCCCTTAGATTTTTCTTCACCAATATTTAGTAAACCCACTAAAGGTTTTGCAATACCTTTTGTTGATTGAGAATAGGCTGTTGCCATTATTGCAAAATCAAGCAGATCTTCTGGATCATTTTCGATGTTTGCCCCCACATCAAGTAATAACACGACTTTATCTTCTATGACAGTTGGAATTGTTGGCATAAATCCTGGACGTTTTACTCCCTCAAATTCCTTCAAAATAAAATGACAACCAGCGATAAAACTTGCAGTACTTCCTCCGGTCACAATTGCGTTTGCATTTCCTTGTTCAACGATTTGAATAGCTTTTGCCATTGATGAGTCCTTTTTACGGCGGATTTCCAAAATTCCATCAGTCATTTTAATTACCTCAGTTGTTGGGAATATTTCATAACGATCAACTAATTTACTAGCCAATTTTTGTTTTTTCAGTTCCTCTTCAATTTCAGTTTTGTTCCCCACTAATGTAATTTTTAAATCCTTTTTTTCATTTAAAATTTTTAAGGCTGCCCCAATTGCTGGAGATAGCCCTAAATCTGAACCCATTACGTCGAATGCTATTGTTTTCATTTTAATTTTCCCTCTCGTAAATTTCTAAATTGTTATTTAATAATTTTACTATTAAACTTTCAAAAATGATATTAAAAAATCAAAAACAAGATTTGATCTTGTTTTTGATTATTCGATACCTATTATGAAGTCGTAAATTTCTTGTCCACCTTCGACAATTTCGTATTCAACATCAAAGTTCTCATCTAAGAATTTTCTTAAGTCATTGATATCATTTGCCGAAGCATCTGTTCCTGAAAAAATAGTTAATATTTCAGTTTTATTACTAATATTTTTTGCTAAAACTTTATCAAAAACTGATTTAATTGTTGGTCCAGAATAAACGATTTTACCATCTATCATACCCATTTTTTGACCGGCTTTAATATTGATATTATCGACCAGAGAATCTCGGGCTGCAGTTGAAACCGAGAAACTAATAACTTCTTTGATTACTCGATTCAAGTTAGATTCATTCTTTCTTGGAGTTTCTCCAGGATCATAATTTAAGAATGACACCATTCCTTGCGGAATTGTTTTGGTTGGTATCACAAAGACTTTTGATTTTTTTTCAAGTTCTTTAGCTTGCTTAGCTGCCATAATAACGTTTGAGTTATTTGGAAGGATAAATACTGTTTTTGCATCAACTGCTTCAATCGCCTTCATAAAGTCGGTTGTTGAAGGGTTCATTTTCGAACCACCATTAATTACGTAATCAACATTTAACTCATTTTTAAAATACTTATAGATTCCCTCTGATGGTACAACAGCGATTGTTGCAAAATCATTAACAAGATTTCTAGCATTTTTAATTTGTGAATGCCCTGTTTCCTTAGTACCTTTAACCTGACGGTCTGCTTGAAGACTCATATTTTCAACCTTAATTGAATTAAAGTCTCCAAATTGTTGTAAAAATGTCAATACTTGTCCTGGGTTTAGGGCATGCGTATGAATTTTTAAAATATCTTCATCCTTAACAGCCACAATTGAATTGTTACCATATTCTGAAAGTTGTTGACGGACGCTGTCCACTTTCATTTTGCTAATTCATTCACTTGTTAACATTACAACCGCTTCAGTACAATAACCAAATTCAGAGTCTTCAATATCTAATGATAGATTTCCACCATCATTTGTTTCTAATTTTTTCTTACGTGCGATTACTTTTTCTTTTGTAACTACATTTTGCATACCTTCGAAAAATTTGACAAGACCATAACCACCACTATCCACAACCCCAACATCTTTTAAAGCTTGTAAAAGATTTGGTGTATTGTTTAAAGAAATTGTGGCAGCTTCAACTACTGTATTTCAAAAATCTTTTTCCGATACATTATTATCTAATTTTTGGACTGCATCACTTGTTTCTCTAATTACTGTTAAAATTGTTCCTTCAACAGGCTTCATAACAGCTGAATAAGCGACTTCTTTTGCAGAAGCAAAACTTTTCTTTCATGTTTCAACATTAAGTTCTTCTGCATCTTCCATCCCCTTATAGAAACCTTTCATAATTTGAGAAAAGATAACTCCTGAGTTACCTCTAGCCCCCATTATTAGCCCTCTTGAGAATTTCTGCATTAGTTCTTTAAAACTACTAAATTCTGCCTTATTTATTTCTGAATAAGCGTTTGACACAGTTAAATTCATGTTTGTTCCTGTATCTCCATCTGGAACTGGAAAAACATTCAATTTATCAATGTACGGGTAGTTATTATACAAATTGTTTGCTCCACTATTTATCATAGTTTTAAGCAGTTTTACATTTTTCATTCTATTCACCTTATTGTTTCTTTAAATTAAAAAATAAATTTCTTCAAACTGAAAATTAAAAGTTGTTATTTTGCAAGCGCATCAACAACAACATCAACATAATAACTATTAGTAAAATTAGATAGTTTTTCCAATTCGTACTTAACTCGAATTTGTACTTCAGTAGCAACATCTTTAATGTTTACTCCATTCAATAGTATTATGTGAATTTTTAATCTATGTATTTTTTCGGTGATCGATACTTCAATAGCTTTATCAATTTCCTTAGTGGCCAAGACCAGTCCGCTTTCTTTGTTAACTTCTGCGAAAGACATTAAACCTGGAATTGTAATTACCGCTTCATTGATAACTTTCAAAGTACCCTCATTCATCAAATTACTCATAAACTCACCACCAATTATATCAAAAAAAATCGAAAATGTAATTAATTCAAATTTATTTTGATTTATAAATATATATTACTACATTTTTTCAATAAATTATTAAAAAATATTGTAATTATTTCGCATATCTTGTATTATATATTAGTCGTGAGGTGAAAAGAATGGCTAGAAAAGATAGTTTGACAGGAAAAGGTCCACTTTCAGGTAATAAAAGATCGCATGCTTTAAATGCAACAAGAAGAAAGTGAAATCTAAACCTTCAAAAAGTTAAGGTTATGGACGAAAATGGAACTATGATTACATTAAAAGTTTCTGCTAGAACCTTGAGAACTTTAAAGAAAAACGAAAAATTAGTTTAAAATTAATTAACCAACAAAAAGTTGGTTTTTTTTAACTTTAATTTAAAAAACTTGTTATAATAATTTAGGAATTGCCCTCTTGGCGGAATTGGTAGACGCAGCAGACTCAAAATCTGCCGAGGTAACTTGTATCGGTTCGACTCCGATAGAGGGCACCATTTAAAAAATAAAATCTTCTTTTAAAGAAGATTTTTTTTATTTTGTCATAATCATTGCAATATCTTCATTACATTCTATCATTCCATCTTGGTAAGGAATAAAGCAATTAGAAATAGCTTGTAAACTATAAGGATCTATTTGTAAATTTGATGCTTCGTATTTTAAACCTTTAATTGTCAAACTAGATGTTTTATTTGCCACAAAAGAAATATAAGTATAATCTTGGTATTTATCAAAAGCAACATTATTCTTACCTTGTTTTAAAATCGTAATTAAACTTTTATCCGATAGTACGTCAACATCATACTTAAAGGCAAAAAATAGATTCGCTAGGTTCATATCGTGTCTAATATTGGGTTTGGATACATAAATGATTTTCTTAATTCCTAATTTTAAAGCTTCTTGAATTGCAATTTCCCCATCAATATAGTCTTTTTCAGGGTCTAAAACTGTTGTTTTTAAAGCATTTTGCTTAATCAAAGCCAGTTCAGATTCATCAACATGGTCAAAATCTGATATTGCCAAATCAATTTTAACCTTCTTTTTAATTAAATCTAAGCAACCCCTTTCAACTCCAATAAAGTAAGCATTTGGAAATTTTTCAAAATTAATATCACTTTCGTAGGTCACAACTATTCCAACTTGATTATTCATTTGCTTGTAAAAGCTCCAGTCTTTTTTTAATATCACTTTGACCAAAAAGATAACTTCCAGCAACCATAATATCAATTCCAGCTTTTTTTACTAAAGAAGCAGTTTCCTCGTTAATTCCACCATCAACTTCAATTGTTAAATTGAGTTTTTGACCGTCGATTATGGTTCTTAGTTGTGAGATATTTTCTATCGCTCTTGAATCAAATTTTTGACCACCAAAACCAGGAAAAACACTCATAACTAAAACATTATCTAGCTTTGATAAATATCTTTCAATTTGATTGATTTTTTTATCCGGGTTTATTGCCAAACTAGCCTTAATATTATTTTTGTGACATATTTGAATAAATTCATTGATTTGAGGCTCAGACAAGGATTCAAAATGCATTGTCATCATTTGTGGTTGACACTTGATAAATGGATTTAAAAAATCAATTAACTGCTTTTGCTTATTTTTTATCATAAAGTGAATATCAACATTCAAATCAATGTTTGCTTTGATATCTTCTAATATTTTGGGTCCAAAAGTTAGATTTGGAACAAAGTCAAAATCCATAACATCATAATGAATTCATGAGACTCCCAACTCTTTTATCTGGGTTAAATCTTTTTTTAAATCCCAGAAATTTGCGCTTAAAACGCTAGGTGCAATAATATATTTTTTCATTAAAATTTTCTACCGCCTTCTATTAACTTGATTTCTTCAAGCATTTTTAAGTAATCTGTATAAATAAATTCGGGGAATTGTTTTTTTTCAACAGCATCTTTAATGAAACATCCCGGAGCTGATTTTAAATGTAGGCAATCTCTAAATTTGCACTTTCCTAAATTTATCTTAAAAAAACTATAACTTTGAGCAAGCTCACTACAATTAACTTCGCTTAATTCAAAAGATGAAAAACCAGGTGTATCTGCAATATAGCCTCCATCAACTGGAAATAATTCATTTTTTGTTGTTGTATGTTTACCTCGGTTTAAAGCCTTTGAAATTTCTTGGGTTTTCTCCATTAGACCCGGAATTAGATGATTTAGGGTCGTTGATTTACCAGCTCCTGTTTGTCCTGTAAATACTGAAATTTTATCTTTGAAGATGGTCTTAAACCGCTTTCAATCGCTGTCGCTAGTAATTTTATTATTAATTAAAAATATTTCATAACCAATATTTTTATAGCTGTTTATTTCTTTAATTACTGGGTCATTTGAATCTATTAAATCGGTTTTGGTAAACGCTAATACTGGTTTAATTCCAATAATTTCAACAAAAGCCAAATATTTATTGAGGATGTAGCTGGCAAACTTGGGATTGGCAACAGAGGTAATGATGATAACTTGATCTATATTGGCAATTCTTGGTCGGTGCAACAGATTTTTTCTTGACTCAAAACCAGAAATAGAACCTTTAAGATTTATTTCATCTAGAATTTCAAACTCAGCTTTATCACCAACAGTTAATTTCAACTTTTGATGTCTCAAAATTCCGACAGCTTTGCATTCATAAATTTTTTCATCACTTAAAACATAGCAATATTCACTAACAATTTTTATAACCAAACCTTGTGACATTCTTACCTCTATTTCCTTATATTATTATTTTAACTTGATTTCCTTCAATATTAAAAATAAAAAAAACTAATTTAAAATAAATTAAATTAGCGCATAAACTATAATAAGTCCAACAACCAAAAATAAGGCAACTAAAACATAGAAAGTTAAAAATTGTGGTTTTAAAAACTTAGGCAATTTATCGTAGTTATTACCAATTTTAATCACTTTTTTTGGCGATTTATTGGTCTTGATAATGACATTTTTATTAGATTTTCAAGGTTTAGCTTTAATATCATTTTCAGTTCCAATCAACATCAATCTGTTTCTAAATTCTGTAACATTTGCTAAGCGGTCTTCAGGATTTTTTTCAATAGATTGAAGAATCAAATTGTTTAAAGAAACCGGAATATTACTATTAATATTAATTGGAGGTGTTGGAATCTCTTTTACATGCTTTGCTGCAATTATTTCTGGGGTTTTACCTAAGAATGGGGCTTGTCCAGTTGTAAGCTCATAAAGCATAATTCCTAGCGAATACATATCACTTAGCGGAGTTGGTTTTTGATGAGCAATTATTTCTGGGGGCATATATTTTGGAGTTCCAATTGCTTTTGAACTTTCTTGACTTTCTTCATCCATCATAATAGAAATACCAAAATCTCCAAGTTTTACTTGACCTGACTTAGTTAATAAAACATTATCTGGTTTAATATCTCGATGAATTATCCCTATTTCGTGTGCCTCAATTAAGGCATTACAAATCTGAGAAAAATTATGTTTTAATTCTGGCAAAGTCATTGGGCCAAAATCCAAAAGACGGTCCTTTAAAGTCCCTCCGTTGATAAGTTCTAAAACTATAAATCAATCAGCTCCATTTTGAATAACATCATAAAGTTTCACAACATTAGGGTTTTGGCCAAGTTTTGCAAAAGCTTCTTTTTCAATATCAAAACGCATTTGAGCCGTATCTTTAACAACCATTGCCTCAGCAATGGCTTTTACAGCCACTCTTTCTTTGGTAAAAACATCTTCTGCTTCAAAAACCGATGCCATTCCACCTTTACCAATTGGTTTGACAACATTATATCGTCCAGCAATTAAGTCACCTTTTTTATACTCCTTCATAATGCCCTCCTTAAAATGACAAAAAGTAGATTAAATTACTCTACTTCAATTATTAAAATCGACAGATTATCTGTTGACATGTTATCTTTTGCATCCTCGATTATTAAATGAGCTTTTTCCTTCATTTTTTGCTTTGGATTTAATAGCGTACTTACAACAATATCCTCATCCATATAATCATGAACTCCATCAGTTGTTAAAATATAAATACCTTTAGGATCTTCGATGAAATAAGTATCTATTCTTAATGTTTTAGCAGGTCCTAAAGCACTTGTAAGAACTTTTCAAAACGTAACTTCAGTCGCTTTATCATACATTCCACTCATTTGAATATCTTTTCTTTCAGCTTCTGGAGTTGAATTTCACAGGTTTTGATCTTGAGAAACTTGAAATAAACGATTATCAACAACTTTGTATGTTCTTGAATCACCAACATTAATAACATAAGCGCAGTTATTGGCGAAAAGAATTGCTGTCAAAGTGGTACCCATATCTTTTGTAGTTAAATCTTGATCCGCATAATCAATCATATCATTTAAAATATCTGTAACAGAGTTTCTCAATCAACGGTTAATTTGATTATTATCTAGACCATCAAAATTTTGTGATTCAAATATTTTAGCAAAT
This window encodes:
- a CDS encoding PP2C family protein-serine/threonine phosphatase; this encodes MKYKHAKLTDIGNYRKMNQDNLDFFENSRGEAFGIVCDGMGGHAHGEVASKMAVDKFAKIFESQNFDGLDNNQINRWLRNSVTDILNDMIDYADQDLTTKDMGTTLTAILFANNCAYVINVGDSRTYKVVDNRLFQVSQDQNLWNSTPEAERKDIQMSGMYDKATEVTFWKVLTSALGPAKTLRIDTYFIEDPKGIYILTTDGVHDYMDEDIVVSTLLNPKQKMKEKAHLIIEDAKDNMSTDNLSILIIEVE
- a CDS encoding AAA family ATPase, with product MLFLKRIEAFGFKSFAEPTTLNFEYEMTGVVGPNGSGKSNINDAIRWCLGEQSSKSLRSDNMEDIVFSGSANRSSLNMAEVTLTFNNSDRKFSSLDVNEIEITRRYFRISKESEFFINKNRVRLKDVQDIALETGLTKSSLAIISQGTVNKFVESKPDERRELFDEAAGIAKYKKRKLESIRKLARTQENLDRLNDIMNEIERKLPSLKNQSEKAKIYKEKFEKLKNIEIAILVKDIEIYQQKLVSLNQQKLELKNNIIDLSRVTQAEEEEFNQISKQNYKSEREIIKLNDEFTSIIEKIGNLKVQKLALENQQKSISTGNDEFKADQLLSENKKLKLNLDSENQKLSKLTLDNDQLNQELLKTNQELDSKNESLGQINRGIAKLESSLETIRQKQASNEDLFDGVKSVLNNKNNLPGVYGTVQDLISVEKIHEQAIGSLIQASLQNIIIDSGESAKEIIRFLKVNKAGYATFLPIDTIKPNFIADDQKFIIQKANGFVGFASDLVKIDAKFKKAIDYILGTSIVVSNFDCAREMAKLVNYRLHISTLDGERILPNGAIVGGSRRIKITSLNNASMIKEVEEKLFTLNEEQKTTNELIKVLKTSSDKLREEISQKLSYIGASRKNIEIINQDIEDAKREYRIITGKDIENQNSVMSTLEEEILEITQEIIDADNLKEEMQQKLNVSRSLKDKSLERQNSLNESANEKRKLLAALKEKEFESKRDAALISEKLNSASNRLVQNYGITFDTASENIQVEITNEEDTRREVMDLSNEIKNLGHVNLDAIDSFEEENDRYEFYLKETNDVQTSIKNLEEAILNMDNQMVIQFKKVISEVNLALPETFATLFGGGTAKLIYTDPEDLLNSGIDIKINPPGKKINNINLLSGGEKSMVALSVLFSILKVRPIPMVILDEVEAPLDQANVERFAKYLKSFTANTQFIVVTHRTGTMENCEVLFGATMEAKGITKIVQIKLVEAKNLISNQE
- the rnc gene encoding ribonuclease III, giving the protein MEIKEFLKKFNIIPINIKIYEEAITHNSYANEKRAGYTYQRLEFLGDAILQMYVSLHFFKNFPREKEGVLTKYRSNSVREETLAEISRGINLGKIIRLGIGEINSKGYEKNSILADVFESFTAAIYLDQGEKVLNNWLNQTMLKFISEPGFMEKNIDFKSELQELLQAENRHDLVYKVIDSKQTSQNRTIYKVALYLEDVKYGVGEGFSKQEAEQMSAKDCLLKLKK
- the plsX gene encoding phosphate acyltransferase PlsX: MKTIAFDVMGSDLGLSPAIGAALKILNEKKDLKITLVGNKTEIEEELKKQKLASKLVDRYEIFPTTEVIKMTDGILEIRRKKDSSMAKAIQIVEQGNANAIVTGGSTASFIAGCHFILKEFEGVKRPGFMPTIPTVIEDKVVLLLDVGANIENDPEDLLDFAIMATAYSQSTKGIAKPLVGLLNIGEEKSKGKELQIETYKLLSENPKINFYGNIEPREIISGDVDIIVTDGFTGNITLKAIEGMGKKLLTEIKKAVTKGPFRKIAALSLKPAFKEVASKFDYKNHAGAILLGINKIAFKSHGSSDLRSFHATLRMTYEAIENDVDNKLRKSLKEFKGS
- the rsgA gene encoding ribosome small subunit-dependent GTPase A, with amino-acid sequence MSQGLVIKIVSEYCYVLSDEKIYECKAVGILRHQKLKLTVGDKAEFEILDEINLKGSISGFESRKNLLHRPRIANIDQVIIITSVANPKFASYILNKYLAFVEIIGIKPVLAFTKTDLIDSNDPVIKEINSYKNIGYEIFLINNKITSDSDWKRFKTIFKDKISVFTGQTGAGKSTTLNHLIPGLMEKTQEISKALNRGKHTTTKNELFPVDGGYIADTPGFSSFELSEVNCSELAQSYSFFKINLGKCKFRDCLHLKSAPGCFIKDAVEKKQFPEFIYTDYLKMLEEIKLIEGGRKF
- the rpmB gene encoding 50S ribosomal protein L28, whose translation is MARKDSLTGKGPLSGNKRSHALNATRRKWNLNLQKVKVMDENGTMITLKVSARTLRTLKKNEKLV
- a CDS encoding Asp23/Gls24 family envelope stress response protein, which translates into the protein MSNLMNEGTLKVINEAVITIPGLMSFAEVNKESGLVLATKEIDKAIEVSITEKIHRLKIHIILLNGVNIKDVATEVQIRVKYELEKLSNFTNSYYVDVVVDALAK
- a CDS encoding serine/threonine-protein kinase, whose product is MKEYKKGDLIAGRYNVVKPIGKGGMASVFEAEDVFTKERVAVKAIAEAMVVKDTAQMRFDIEKEAFAKLGQNPNVVKLYDVIQNGADWFIVLELINGGTLKDRLLDFGPMTLPELKHNFSQICNALIEAHEIGIIHRDIKPDNVLLTKSGQVKLGDFGISIMMDEESQESSKAIGTPKYMPPEIIAHQKPTPLSDMYSLGIMLYELTTGQAPFLGKTPEIIAAKHVKEIPTPPININSNIPVSLNNLILQSIEKNPEDRLANVTEFRNRLMLIGTENDIKAKPWKSNKNVIIKTNKSPKKVIKIGNNYDKLPKFLKPQFLTFYVLVALFLVVGLIIVYALI
- the rpe gene encoding ribulose-phosphate 3-epimerase, with product MKKYIIAPSVLSANFWDLKKDLTQIKELGVSWIHYDVMDFDFVPNLTFGPKILEDIKANIDLNVDIHFMIKNKQKQLIDFLNPFIKCQPQMMTMHFESLSEPQINEFIQICHKNNIKASLAINPDKKINQIERYLSKLDNVLVMSVFPGFGGQKFDSRAIENISQLRTIIDGQKLNLTIEVDGGINEETASLVKKAGIDIMVAGSYLFGQSDIKKRLELLQANE
- a CDS encoding thiamine diphosphokinase, which translates into the protein MNNQVGIVVTYESDINFEKFPNAYFIGVERGCLDLIKKKVKIDLAISDFDHVDESELALIKQNALKTTVLDPEKDYIDGEIAIQEALKLGIKKIIYVSKPNIRHDMNLANLFFAFKYDVDVLSDKSLITILKQGKNNVAFDKYQDYTYISFVANKTSSLTIKGLKYEASNLQIDPYSLQAISNCFIPYQDGMIECNEDIAMIMTK
- a CDS encoding DAK2 domain-containing protein, giving the protein MKNVKLLKTMINSGANNLYNNYPYIDKLNVFPVPDGDTGTNMNLTVSNAYSEINKAEFSSFKELMQKFSRGLIMGARGNSGVIFSQIMKGFYKGMEDAEELNVETWKKSFASAKEVAYSAVMKPVEGTILTVIRETSDAVQKLDNNVSEKDFWNTVVEAATISLNNTPNLLQALKDVGVVDSGGYGLVKFFEGMQNVVTKEKVIARKKKLETNDGGNLSLDIEDSEFGYCTEAVVMLTSEWISKMKVDSVRQQLSEYGNNSIVAVKDEDILKIHTHALNPGQVLTFLQQFGDFNSIKVENMSLQADRQVKGTKETGHSQIKNARNLVNDFATIAVVPSEGIYKYFKNELNVDYVINGGSKMNPSTTDFMKAIEAVDAKTVFILPNNSNVIMAAKQAKELEKKSKVFVIPTKTIPQGMVSFLNYDPGETPRKNESNLNRVIKEVISFSVSTAARDSLVDNINIKAGQKMGMIDGKIVYSGPTIKSVFDKVLAKNISNKTEILTIFSGTDASANDINDLRKFLDENFDVEYEIVEGGQEIYDFIIGIE